A genome region from Deltaproteobacteria bacterium CG11_big_fil_rev_8_21_14_0_20_42_23 includes the following:
- a CDS encoding thymidine kinase yields the protein MFAHQGRYSGWIEVVCGPMFSGKTEELIRRLKLVQIAKQRVQIFKPVIDDRYDEAYIMSHSAQRFECEPVSTAKEILDKIHDNTRVVGIDEAQFYSEEIADVAVKLANRGLRVILAGLDQDYKGRPFGSMPTLLALAESVLKLKAICKVCGGLASKTQRLTTDQGTVVVGSGEAYEARCRACFDPDLSVERAVPALPLSKKKKHEPELVKKAEASL from the coding sequence ATGTTTGCACATCAAGGAAGATATTCAGGTTGGATTGAAGTGGTTTGTGGCCCAATGTTTTCGGGGAAAACTGAAGAATTGATTCGCCGCTTAAAGCTTGTTCAAATTGCAAAGCAAAGGGTTCAAATTTTTAAACCTGTTATTGATGATCGTTATGATGAAGCTTACATTATGTCTCACAGTGCACAACGTTTCGAGTGTGAACCCGTCTCCACCGCAAAAGAAATCTTAGATAAAATTCACGACAACACGAGAGTGGTTGGCATCGACGAGGCTCAATTTTATAGTGAGGAAATTGCTGATGTTGCCGTGAAGTTAGCCAATCGCGGACTTCGAGTTATTCTTGCTGGCTTAGATCAAGATTACAAAGGCAGGCCTTTTGGAAGTATGCCAACACTTTTGGCGCTTGCTGAATCAGTGCTCAAATTAAAAGCTATTTGCAAAGTATGCGGTGGGCTTGCTTCCAAAACACAACGTCTTACAACCGACCAAGGCACAGTTGTGGTAGGCTCCGGAGAAGCCTATGAAGCGCGTTGCAGAGCATGCTTCGATCCAGACTTGAGTGTTGAGCGCGCGGTTCCAGCTCTTCCACTTTCAAAAAAGAAGAAGCATGAGCCGGAGCTCGTAAAAAAGGCTGAAGCGAGTTTGTAA